The Siphonobacter curvatus genome includes a window with the following:
- a CDS encoding SusC/RagA family TonB-linked outer membrane protein translates to MRKPLFATCWLGSLAITLLLVAGEATAQTPGNNPLPANRPSTYTFTGRVLDEKGMGIPGATIQLKGSPAAGTTSNAEGQFTFPVPTGGGTLLVSVVGYITQEVNLTNETSRDITMAPDTKALNEVVVVGYGTQKKENLTGAVAAINIDEKIASRSLSNVSSGLSGLVPGLSVQQSTGQAGRNSANLIIRGLGTVNNSGPLIVVDGMPDVDINRIDMNDVASISVLKDAASASIYGSRAANGVVLITTKNGSQNKKAQISYTGTYGLSQPTNFYNYFDDYARSLTMHMRASGAGASSTTFRYGTVEDWLSKSLVDPVKYPNTNWWDVILRDNGRIQTHNLSASGSNDRMNFYLSAGILDELGVLINHNYKRYNTRFNLDYKVRDAIKVGLRMDGQWSKQEYANQEGFINYSGTDGYDIRYAIAGILPYDPATGRYGGIMAYGEDAQAANMFARYSVYHNQRDRQEINANVYGEWLPLTGLTFRGDFGLRYYNQFTKSYNDPTDVWNFQTDQIARTIVNPSAGISNSNNQGYKTLLQGRITYNKTLFRNHQLTALLGYTEEYWFNRNMSASRLDRINPLLSEIDAALTTTQTAGGNSDAEGLRSVIGRLNYVVNDKYLFEFTARYDGSSKFLPGYQFGFFPAVSAGWRFSEEPFFQNLTSIISSGKLRASLGKLGNNSGVGRYEQRDIFNLTNYILNGKIAKGFSSAKIINEDFSWEQTNTANVGLDLAFFDGRLTAEIDAYTKLTTGMIRPSSLSTLLSGYNAPRMNIGKLRNNGMEVNLTYRTKIGQVNLGATMNVSFNQNRLLEWNEFLGKGYTYLNMPYHYAYSRVSQGIAQSWEDIANAPYQGQYVSPGDILYRDLNGDGQINDEDRKAMPRFNREQPTGNYGFNLFGNYKGFDLSILWQAATGRKDFWLEPFNNVNIPAARNAFQDFHWNDTWNLDNRSASLPRLVTGSGGNNQAESTFWLDNFGYLRLKNIQAGYNIPSKYTTRIGVSRVRVYLTAENLLTFSKYRGVDPEKSTTQSGADNQDDPFPLLKSYSFGLNLSF, encoded by the coding sequence ATGCGTAAACCTCTATTTGCCACCTGCTGGCTAGGCTCCCTGGCTATTACGCTGCTGCTCGTAGCGGGGGAGGCTACCGCCCAGACACCGGGCAACAACCCACTACCCGCCAATCGGCCCAGCACGTATACGTTTACGGGACGGGTACTCGATGAAAAAGGCATGGGTATTCCCGGAGCCACTATCCAGCTCAAGGGAAGTCCTGCCGCCGGTACGACTTCCAACGCCGAAGGACAGTTTACTTTTCCCGTACCCACGGGCGGCGGTACACTGCTCGTCTCCGTTGTAGGATATATCACGCAGGAAGTGAATCTGACGAACGAAACGTCCCGAGACATTACCATGGCTCCCGATACAAAGGCCCTTAACGAAGTTGTGGTCGTTGGTTACGGTACCCAGAAGAAAGAAAACCTGACAGGAGCCGTCGCGGCCATCAACATCGATGAGAAAATTGCCAGCCGTTCGCTCAGCAACGTTTCCTCGGGCCTCTCCGGACTGGTACCGGGTCTTTCCGTACAGCAATCGACGGGCCAGGCCGGACGCAACAGTGCCAACTTGATTATTCGGGGACTCGGTACCGTTAATAACTCCGGTCCGCTGATTGTCGTGGATGGTATGCCTGACGTGGATATCAACCGCATCGACATGAACGATGTGGCCAGTATTTCAGTCCTGAAAGACGCGGCTTCAGCTTCCATTTACGGATCACGGGCGGCTAATGGTGTCGTACTGATTACGACTAAAAATGGTTCACAAAACAAAAAAGCCCAAATCAGTTACACCGGAACCTACGGCTTATCGCAGCCCACGAACTTTTACAACTACTTTGATGATTACGCCCGCTCCCTCACCATGCACATGCGGGCTTCGGGGGCTGGTGCTTCGTCAACGACGTTTCGGTACGGAACCGTGGAAGACTGGTTATCCAAAAGCCTGGTCGATCCCGTGAAATACCCGAATACGAACTGGTGGGACGTAATCCTGCGGGATAACGGTCGGATACAAACGCACAACCTCTCGGCTTCAGGGAGCAATGATCGGATGAATTTTTATCTGTCGGCGGGTATTCTGGATGAACTGGGCGTACTCATCAATCACAACTACAAACGTTATAACACGCGTTTTAACCTTGATTACAAAGTTCGCGACGCCATCAAAGTCGGCCTGCGGATGGACGGCCAGTGGTCGAAACAGGAGTATGCCAACCAGGAGGGATTCATCAATTACAGCGGTACGGATGGCTACGACATTCGGTACGCCATCGCCGGGATTTTGCCCTACGATCCGGCTACGGGTCGATACGGCGGCATCATGGCCTACGGCGAGGACGCTCAGGCTGCCAACATGTTTGCCCGGTATTCGGTGTACCATAACCAGCGGGATCGGCAGGAGATCAACGCCAATGTATATGGTGAATGGTTACCGCTGACTGGATTAACGTTTCGCGGGGATTTCGGACTGCGGTACTACAACCAGTTTACCAAAAGTTACAACGACCCGACCGACGTCTGGAATTTTCAGACCGATCAGATTGCCCGTACCATCGTAAACCCCAGTGCGGGCATTAGTAACAGTAATAATCAGGGATACAAAACACTCTTGCAGGGCCGGATTACGTATAATAAAACCCTATTTCGAAACCATCAGCTAACGGCTTTGCTGGGTTACACGGAAGAGTACTGGTTTAACCGAAACATGTCCGCCAGCCGTCTCGACCGGATCAATCCCTTACTTAGTGAAATTGACGCGGCCCTGACGACGACGCAAACCGCCGGAGGAAACAGCGACGCGGAGGGCTTACGCTCGGTAATTGGTCGTTTGAATTATGTCGTCAATGATAAGTACCTGTTCGAATTTACGGCCCGGTACGACGGGTCAAGTAAATTCCTGCCCGGCTATCAGTTTGGCTTTTTCCCGGCCGTATCAGCGGGCTGGCGTTTCTCGGAGGAGCCTTTTTTTCAGAATCTGACCTCGATTATTTCGTCGGGTAAACTCCGGGCCTCCCTTGGTAAACTGGGCAATAACTCGGGTGTCGGTCGCTACGAGCAACGGGACATTTTTAACCTGACCAATTACATCCTCAACGGAAAGATCGCCAAGGGCTTCAGTTCGGCCAAGATCATCAATGAGGACTTTTCCTGGGAACAAACCAACACGGCCAACGTAGGACTCGATCTGGCCTTTTTCGACGGACGACTGACCGCCGAGATCGATGCCTATACCAAACTCACCACGGGTATGATCCGGCCTTCGTCGCTATCCACGTTGCTTTCGGGGTACAACGCTCCCCGCATGAACATCGGAAAACTGCGGAACAACGGGATGGAAGTGAACCTGACGTACCGCACTAAAATAGGTCAGGTAAACCTGGGAGCAACGATGAACGTGAGCTTCAACCAGAATCGGTTGCTGGAATGGAATGAGTTTCTCGGTAAAGGTTATACGTACCTGAACATGCCTTATCACTACGCCTACAGTCGCGTATCGCAGGGCATTGCTCAGAGCTGGGAAGACATCGCCAATGCTCCATACCAGGGGCAGTACGTTTCGCCGGGCGATATTCTGTACCGCGACCTCAATGGCGATGGTCAGATCAACGACGAAGACCGCAAGGCCATGCCCCGTTTCAACCGGGAGCAACCCACGGGCAATTACGGCTTTAACCTCTTCGGTAACTACAAAGGTTTCGACCTGAGCATCTTGTGGCAGGCCGCTACGGGCCGGAAAGACTTCTGGCTGGAGCCTTTCAACAACGTCAATATTCCCGCCGCCCGGAATGCGTTTCAGGACTTTCATTGGAATGACACCTGGAATCTGGACAATCGCTCGGCTTCCTTACCCCGGCTGGTTACGGGTTCGGGTGGGAACAATCAGGCGGAGTCAACCTTCTGGCTGGACAACTTTGGCTACCTGCGTCTCAAGAACATTCAGGCAGGCTACAATATCCCCAGCAAATACACCACCCGCATCGGCGTAAGCCGGGTACGGGTCTATCTGACGGCTGAGAACTTGCTGACCTTCAGTAAGTACCGGGGTGTTGATCCCGAAAAAAGTACGACGCAATCGGGTGCCGACAATCAGGATGACCCCTTCCCGTTGCTCAAGTCGTATTCCTTTGGTTTGAACCTGAGTTTTTAA